A single genomic interval of Barnesiella intestinihominis YIT 11860 harbors:
- a CDS encoding uroporphyrinogen-III synthase, which yields MKIKKILVSQPKPSSEKSPYYDIAEKYGVNIVFRPFIKVEGLTSKEFRQQKISIPEYTAVIFTARTAIDHFFRLCEELRVTIPETMKYFCTTEAIALYLQKYIIYRKRKIFFGNSGKLDDLVPSLLKHSGEKFLFPVSDVHKEQTSVLEKHKINYTKAIMYRTVSNDFGPDEPFDYDMLLFFSPSGIKSLTKNFPDFKQDDIKIGTFGPTTAQAVRDAGLRLDIEAPSPGAPSMTAALDLFLKEQSKKK from the coding sequence TTGAAAATTAAGAAAATTCTTGTTTCTCAGCCCAAGCCGAGTTCCGAAAAATCTCCCTACTACGATATTGCAGAAAAATATGGTGTAAATATCGTTTTTCGTCCTTTTATCAAAGTAGAAGGTCTGACCTCCAAAGAATTCAGACAGCAGAAAATATCCATACCCGAGTACACTGCCGTTATTTTCACGGCACGCACCGCTATTGACCATTTCTTCCGTCTGTGCGAAGAACTGCGTGTTACCATACCGGAAACGATGAAATACTTCTGTACGACAGAGGCCATCGCCCTTTATTTACAGAAATACATCATCTATCGCAAACGCAAAATATTTTTCGGGAACTCTGGAAAGCTGGACGACTTAGTGCCTTCGTTGCTCAAACACTCCGGCGAAAAATTCCTCTTCCCGGTTTCCGATGTACATAAAGAGCAAACTTCTGTATTAGAGAAGCATAAAATCAACTATACGAAGGCCATTATGTATCGTACCGTAAGCAACGACTTCGGGCCCGATGAACCGTTCGATTACGATATGCTTCTGTTTTTCAGCCCATCGGGTATCAAATCGCTGACCAAGAATTTCCCCGATTTCAAACAAGACGACATAAAAATCGGGACATTCGGCCCCACTACGGCACAAGCCGTACGGGATGCCGGCTTGAGACTCGACATCGAGGCTCCGTCACCCGGAGCTCCGTCGATGACCGCAGCCTTAGACCTCTTCTTAAAAGAACAAAGTAAAAAGAAATAA
- a CDS encoding ribonuclease P protein component, producing MNDHKLPKNEKLCSRTAIDRLFAEGSSFIVYPIRVVYRIDDSESAPPRFFINIPKRNFKRAVKRVYLRRRIREAYRLNKQILTEPLSRQSRTAHLAFLYLDKNLNDFHFIEKKVVEILERLARKIESQQTPS from the coding sequence ATGAACGACCACAAACTCCCCAAAAACGAAAAGTTGTGTAGCCGAACGGCAATCGACCGACTGTTTGCCGAAGGGAGTTCTTTTATCGTCTATCCGATTCGTGTCGTTTATCGCATAGACGACAGCGAAAGCGCTCCGCCACGTTTCTTTATCAATATCCCCAAACGGAACTTTAAACGCGCCGTCAAACGGGTATATTTGCGTCGCCGGATAAGAGAAGCCTATCGGCTTAACAAGCAGATTCTGACAGAACCGCTATCGCGGCAAAGCCGAACCGCACATTTAGCCTTTCTTTACCTCGATAAAAACTTGAACGATTTTCATTTTATAGAGAAGAAAGTCGTTGAAATTCTGGAACGTCTGGCCCGGAAAATAGAATCGCAACAAACCCCGTCCTGA
- a CDS encoding TatD family hydrolase, translating to MSTTPEEFHPEPGKFYSVGMHPWSLTSRSKETFPLLETIVRNEQVVAIGETGLDRLKSGVGYEEQSEYFKHHIYLSEKWHKPLVIHAVKAYDDIIRIHKAEKPKQPWIIHGFRGKPETAGQLIREGLYLSFGEYYNHESLKSVPLDRLFLETDEGNMPIDKLYRKAARIRNLSTHRLRKSIKENISRIFTFSPQSRQ from the coding sequence ATTAGCACGACCCCCGAAGAGTTCCACCCCGAACCGGGAAAGTTCTACTCCGTCGGGATGCACCCGTGGAGCCTGACCTCCCGCTCCAAAGAAACATTCCCTCTGCTGGAAACGATCGTACGAAACGAGCAAGTCGTGGCGATCGGCGAGACGGGACTCGACAGACTCAAAAGCGGAGTCGGCTATGAAGAACAATCGGAATACTTCAAACATCACATATATCTCTCTGAAAAGTGGCACAAGCCACTCGTCATACACGCCGTCAAAGCATACGACGACATAATCCGCATCCATAAAGCAGAAAAACCTAAACAACCGTGGATTATACACGGATTCAGAGGGAAACCCGAAACCGCAGGGCAGCTGATTCGAGAAGGGCTATATCTCTCCTTCGGAGAATATTACAACCACGAATCTTTGAAATCCGTACCACTCGACCGCCTGTTTTTAGAAACAGACGAGGGCAACATGCCTATCGATAAACTATATAGGAAAGCGGCACGCATACGTAATCTCTCGACTCACCGATTACGCAAATCGATAAAGGAAAACATCTCGCGAATCTTTACGTTTTCCCCGCAATCCCGACAATAA
- a CDS encoding TonB-dependent receptor plug domain-containing protein yields the protein MYQKITIFLLVALNCFSSFSQSVEKKDTTDTRHTLKEVEITAWQQRKILSGLLSGKIKLNVAELNTLPRFLGETDALRTMKLMPGVLTTGELNSGFYVRGSESSHNQILLNGAPIYNAMHMLGFFSVFNSGHMNTFTLYKSHLDASKGGRLSATLDMQTRDTLVSKPTVSGNIGIIASQATVALPLGKKVSVYLSGRKTYLGLLVKPLTTKMTDTPVDYDFEDYNATFVFQPSEKDKVTANFYYGSDYLDIETGIYQTEGRIKWSNIAASILWNRPLGRIGEMTHTFYITRYKNRLSISQNQFTAWLPSEITDYGYKNIFSFREEKFLGTYGLEYVYHHMYPQIVETQGAYTIHTDPDSRLYRIHEGALFINGKYFFSPRLSAEAGLRYSGTAQFGKFNYHTYRQGEIINTQTYGKGELIKFYGGFEPRIALYFLPGSNQRISLSYNLTRQYIGQVSSSSIGFPTDFWMPASRNIPPQRAHSFSAGYSIALDQDNYEFSSELYYKRLHNQMESAGALIDMISQQYIIEDKIYIGGGYNYGMELMLRKNRGRLTGWIGYALGWAYRHTAQINDGKPYPAKQDRRHDLSIVANYRINRRWDCSAVFVYATGNALTMPESMYLVGENAVCEYGPHNGGRMPAYHRLDLSANYWISKKKNTEQVINISLYNAYNRNNPAYLAVDIIQDKDKNGKKDQLIIRKRGKSIYGIIPSISYSFKF from the coding sequence GTGTATCAAAAAATCACGATATTCCTATTAGTCGCATTGAACTGCTTCTCCAGCTTTTCCCAATCTGTCGAAAAAAAGGACACGACAGATACTCGCCATACGCTGAAAGAAGTAGAAATAACAGCTTGGCAACAACGGAAAATCTTGTCGGGCCTTCTTTCCGGGAAAATAAAATTGAATGTCGCCGAACTAAACACCTTGCCTCGTTTTTTGGGTGAAACCGATGCTTTAAGAACCATGAAGCTAATGCCGGGTGTATTGACTACCGGAGAACTAAACTCGGGATTTTATGTGCGAGGAAGCGAATCATCTCACAACCAGATACTTCTGAACGGAGCTCCCATATACAATGCTATGCACATGCTGGGTTTTTTCTCGGTATTCAATAGTGGGCACATGAATACCTTTACACTTTATAAATCTCACCTCGACGCCTCCAAAGGCGGTAGGCTATCCGCAACTCTCGATATGCAAACACGAGACACACTCGTCTCCAAACCGACTGTTTCCGGTAACATCGGAATAATCGCCTCGCAAGCTACGGTAGCTTTACCCCTCGGAAAGAAAGTTTCGGTATATCTGTCGGGGAGAAAAACCTATCTGGGACTTTTGGTAAAACCTCTTACAACCAAAATGACCGACACTCCGGTCGATTATGATTTCGAAGATTATAATGCCACTTTCGTATTCCAACCTTCGGAAAAAGATAAAGTAACCGCTAATTTTTATTACGGAAGCGATTACCTCGATATCGAAACCGGCATATACCAAACAGAAGGACGTATCAAATGGAGCAATATAGCAGCTTCGATACTGTGGAACAGGCCATTAGGGAGAATCGGAGAGATGACTCATACATTCTACATCACTCGGTATAAAAACAGACTGAGCATTTCTCAAAATCAATTTACAGCTTGGCTTCCTTCCGAAATTACCGATTACGGATATAAAAATATCTTCTCCTTTCGGGAAGAAAAATTTCTCGGTACATACGGGCTGGAATATGTATATCATCACATGTATCCTCAAATTGTGGAAACACAAGGCGCTTATACCATACACACCGACCCGGACAGTCGGTTATATCGCATACACGAAGGCGCTCTATTCATAAATGGCAAATACTTTTTCTCCCCCCGTCTATCGGCAGAAGCTGGATTAAGATATAGCGGAACGGCTCAATTCGGAAAGTTCAATTACCATACCTACCGACAAGGAGAAATTATCAACACTCAAACTTATGGAAAAGGAGAACTCATCAAGTTCTACGGAGGTTTCGAACCGAGAATTGCCCTTTATTTCCTACCGGGAAGCAACCAACGGATCTCATTAAGCTATAACCTCACCCGACAATATATCGGGCAAGTATCTTCTTCGAGTATCGGATTTCCTACCGATTTCTGGATGCCGGCATCTCGCAACATTCCGCCCCAACGAGCGCATTCTTTTTCTGCCGGGTACAGCATAGCTCTCGACCAAGACAACTACGAATTTTCATCGGAGCTTTACTACAAACGGCTGCACAACCAAATGGAATCGGCCGGAGCCCTCATCGACATGATCAGTCAACAATATATTATCGAAGACAAAATCTATATCGGCGGGGGATATAACTACGGTATGGAACTCATGCTTCGAAAAAACCGAGGTCGATTGACCGGCTGGATAGGGTATGCTCTCGGCTGGGCATATCGCCACACAGCACAAATAAACGACGGAAAACCTTATCCGGCCAAACAAGACCGGCGACACGACCTATCGATCGTAGCCAATTACAGAATAAACCGCCGTTGGGATTGCTCCGCCGTCTTTGTCTATGCAACGGGAAATGCCCTCACCATGCCCGAAAGCATGTATCTTGTCGGAGAAAATGCCGTTTGCGAATATGGACCGCATAACGGCGGGCGCATGCCGGCTTATCACAGACTCGATCTATCGGCGAATTACTGGATTTCCAAAAAGAAGAACACCGAGCAAGTCATAAATATCTCCTTATATAATGCTTACAACCGAAATAATCCTGCATATTTGGCTGTCGACATCATACAAGACAAAGATAAAAATGGTAAAAAAGACCAACTGATTATCCGTAAGAGGGGAAAATCCATTTACGGAATCATACCCTCTATCAGTTATTCATTTAAATTTTAA
- a CDS encoding DUF4249 domain-containing protein encodes MSKYAYILLISIVTLGSCKVKWDFEVEDFEPKIVVDGWIESGNVAYVCLSQTRPLNSVVDSLAFSEIPIRWAKVTVSDGQTTEVLTGRIDTDYTPPFIYRGSMMTGEPGKTYTLTVEYSGQTVTAVTTIPRPVPLSDIKVTRSADNDTLFQISAYINDDSSEKNYYKFFTRVTNKEGRFYSSFLGTIDDAIVKDSQTAIPVYKGVHFTYTTKFIPFYSIDDTVQVKFTQIPQHGFDFWNSYENEITNGQNPLFPSNTNLKSNVQGGLGIWCGYGVKMYDLIVRRDCQE; translated from the coding sequence ATGAGCAAGTATGCCTACATACTCCTGATATCAATAGTCACCCTCGGCAGTTGTAAAGTGAAATGGGACTTCGAGGTCGAGGACTTCGAACCGAAAATTGTAGTAGACGGTTGGATAGAATCGGGAAATGTCGCCTACGTGTGCCTTTCCCAAACCCGCCCGCTTAACTCGGTAGTAGATAGTCTGGCTTTCTCAGAAATTCCTATCCGCTGGGCAAAAGTCACCGTGAGCGACGGGCAAACAACAGAGGTACTTACCGGACGTATAGATACCGATTATACCCCGCCGTTTATCTATCGGGGAAGCATGATGACGGGCGAACCCGGAAAAACCTACACGCTCACAGTAGAATATTCGGGGCAAACGGTCACTGCCGTTACTACGATACCTCGTCCCGTTCCTTTATCTGATATAAAAGTAACCCGCAGCGCCGACAATGACACCCTATTTCAAATCAGTGCCTATATAAACGACGACTCCTCGGAAAAGAACTATTACAAATTTTTCACACGGGTAACCAATAAGGAGGGCCGGTTCTATTCTTCTTTTCTCGGTACCATAGACGATGCTATCGTTAAAGACAGTCAAACAGCCATTCCGGTTTATAAAGGAGTACATTTTACCTACACGACTAAATTTATCCCATTTTATAGCATAGACGATACCGTACAAGTAAAATTTACCCAAATACCTCAGCATGGTTTCGACTTTTGGAACAGTTATGAAAATGAAATAACCAATGGCCAAAATCCGTTATTCCCCAGCAATACAAACCTAAAATCCAATGTACAGGGAGGATTGGGGATTTGGTGTGGATATGGTGTAAAAATGTACGATCTGATTGTCCGTCGGGATTGTCAAGAGTAA
- a CDS encoding UpxY family transcription antiterminator, with protein MGKNEPEAKQWFAIRVTYSREMALKEYLDRCRMESFIPMSYKEVIKGERKVRKLVPVIHNLVFVRSTREKLDEIKRDISLKVPIRYIMDRETRRPLVVPDRQMHSFIAVAGAYDEQIVYLDPTIVSLREGDRVRIVGGVFSGVEGIFIRIKGDRRVVVSIEGVMAVATAFVHPSLIEPVLQK; from the coding sequence ATGGGGAAAAATGAACCGGAGGCCAAGCAATGGTTTGCCATTCGGGTGACATACAGCCGAGAGATGGCATTGAAGGAATATTTAGACCGCTGCCGCATGGAATCTTTTATACCTATGTCGTATAAGGAGGTAATAAAAGGCGAGCGAAAGGTGAGAAAGTTGGTCCCGGTTATTCATAATCTTGTTTTTGTCCGGTCCACTCGGGAAAAGTTAGATGAGATAAAGCGGGATATCTCTTTGAAAGTCCCCATACGCTATATCATGGACCGGGAAACTCGCAGGCCGTTAGTCGTTCCCGACAGACAGATGCACAGCTTTATAGCGGTGGCGGGTGCTTATGACGAACAGATTGTTTATTTAGACCCGACGATTGTCTCTCTGCGGGAGGGCGATCGGGTGCGTATCGTCGGGGGAGTCTTTTCGGGGGTCGAGGGTATTTTCATTCGTATTAAGGGAGATCGCCGTGTCGTCGTATCGATAGAAGGGGTCATGGCTGTGGCAACGGCATTTGTACATCCGTCGTTGATCGAACCGGTATTGCAAAAGTAA